From Calorimonas adulescens:
TCTCCCCTGACCTGGGCTTACGTGTTGTGGCTGACACACTGAGACATAACGACGGGTCCCTTTTGAGTACCTCTTTGCAAATGGTACCCTTTCCCGCTCCTGAGGGCCCAGATATGACTATCAATATACCCTTGTTCATGATATTTTCACCTTATTCATCTGAAAGACTCTCATTCTCTTCTATTTCTTCATCCTTTGAGTTTAAACGGTTGGCCACTGTCTCTGGTTGAACTGCACAAAGTATTACATGGTCGCTATCGGTTATAATAACTGCCCTTGTTCTGCGACCATATGTAGCATCAATGAGCATACCCCTATCCCTCGCTTCTTGAATTATCCTCTTTATTGGGGCAGATTCGGGACTCACTATGGCTACCAATCTATTGGCAGAAACTATATTGCCAAAGCCAATATTAATAAGTTTTATATTCATAAAACAACCTCCAATTATTTTAAGGCAAATTATTTTATTCACGGCAAATACATGTGATTTGCTCTTTAATAATCCCCCAAGCTTATCTTATATCTATTTTACTCATTATTGT
This genomic window contains:
- the remA gene encoding extracellular matrix/biofilm regulator RemA, with amino-acid sequence MNIKLINIGFGNIVSANRLVAIVSPESAPIKRIIQEARDRGMLIDATYGRRTRAVIITDSDHVILCAVQPETVANRLNSKDEEIEENESLSDE